Proteins co-encoded in one Arachis hypogaea cultivar Tifrunner chromosome 13, arahy.Tifrunner.gnm2.J5K5, whole genome shotgun sequence genomic window:
- the LOC140177544 gene encoding uncharacterized protein, whose product MGATPFHYSVLEVWLLKHFDKPTDMRYDGTQDPQEHLTVFEARINLEGVGDEVRCRAFPVTLVGPAIRWFNSFPQGFCCQIDGLTDSVASLCLTNGLLNEDFRKHLTTKPVWTMREILSVAREYINDEEVSQVVAANKRQPAYNQPRQHGGGERLKEHTRDGGPSKTSRPFPRVGKFTNYTPLTVPIVEVYQQIAEKEILSKPQPLNDRTGGNKSLYCDYRKGYEHKTQDCFDLKDALEQAIRDGKLAEFSHLIRELRRRDRDREGEDKTRVVKRRQEPEDNEHGLTIVNVVTARDAAPRSKSANKKDAKVLAENPPMVITARVGTGIIKRILIDTGADSNIMFRNVFDALGLRDANLRTHQHGVVGLGDHFIKPDGIISLPVSVGLGRGRRSVMAEFVVLRDSTAYNVILGRKTINDLGAVISTKMLVMKFVADDGSVGSIKGDLEMAVACDNASLSLRIGVAVGRVGAAFETWRRAEGLKPEGVKSDAELSDGEEVSDGEEALMPRVENRDEMTNGLT is encoded by the exons ATGGGCGCAACCCCGTTTCATTATTCCGTCCTCGAGGTCTGGCTACTAAAGCACTTTGATAAGCCGACAGACATGAGGTATGATGGAACCCAAGACCCACAGGAGCATCTTACGGTCTTCGAGGCCAGAATAAACCTGGAGGGAGTAGGCGACGAAGTGAGATGTCGCGCTTTCCCGGTCACTCTGGTGGGACCTGCAATACGGTGGTTTAACAGCTTTCCGCAGGGGTTCTGTTGCCAG ATTGACGGGCTAACTGATTCGGTGGCCAGTCTGTGTTTGACGAATGGACTTCTGAATGAAGATTTCAGGAAGCATCTCACCACGAAGCCAGTATGGACGATGCGAGAGATCCTAAGTGTGGCTAGGGAATATATCAACGATGAAGAAGTCAGCCAAGTCGTGGCAGCCAACAAGCGGCAGCCCGCCTACAATCAACCCCGGCAGCACGGTGGAGGGGAAAGGCTGAAGGAGCACACCAGAGACGGCGGGCCGAGCAAGACATCCAGGCCGTTCCCCCGAGTTGGGaaattcaccaactacaccccccttACCGTCCCCATAGTAGAAGTTTATCAGCAGATAGCCGAGAAGGAAATTCTGTCGAAGCCCCAACCTCTAAATGACCGAACCGGGGGGAACAAAAGCCTCTATTGTGATTACCGTAAGGGCTACGAGCACAAGACGCAGGATTGTTTCGACCTCAAGGACGCGCTAGAACAAGCGATCCGGGATGGAAAGCTGGCCGAATTCTCCCACCTCATCAGGGAGCTGAGGAGGCGAGATCGCGATCGCGAGGGAGAGGACAAGACTCGTGTGGTGAAGCGACGTCAAGAGCCAGAGGACAACGAACACGGCCTTACCATAGTAAACGTGGTAACAGCAAGAGACGCTGCTCCAAGGTCGAAATCGGCAAACAAGAAGGACGCCAAAGTCCTGGCAGAAAAccctcccatggtcatcacggccagagtgggaaccggcATCATCAAGCGGATCCTTATAGACACCGGGGCTGACTCGAATATCATGTTCCGTAACGTGTTTGATGCCTTGGGTCTCCGGGATGCCAACTTAAGGACTCACCAACACGGGGTAGTGGGCTTGGGCGACCACTTTATCAAGCCAGACGGGATAATCTCCCTACCGGTATCTGTAGGACTAGGACGTGGGAGAAGGTCGGTAATGGCTGAGTTCGTGGTTCTACGAGACTCCACGGCCTACAACGTCATCCTAGGAAGAAAGACTATCAACGATCTCGGGGCAGTGATCAGTACAAAGATGTTGGTAATGAAGTTCGTCGCTGATGACGGATCCGTAGGATCCATAAAAGGAGACTTGGAAATGGCAGTTGCTTGCGACAATGCCAGTCTCTCCTTAAGAATAGGGGTGGcagtggggcgggtaggggcgg CCTTCGAGACTTGGAGAAGAGCTGAAGGCTTGAAGCCTGAAGGAGTGAAGAGCGACGCAGAACTGAGTGACGGCGAGGAAGTGAGTGACGGCGAGGAAGCCCTAATGCCTAGGGTTGAGAATAGAGATGAAATGACTAACGGCTTAACCTAA
- the LOC112737982 gene encoding uncharacterized protein isoform X1 — MEFVRPLPLLLILLSVLSTTQAFKFNVGGSAGWVPNPSQSYNQWAGSNRFQINDTLVFKYKKGSDSVLEVKKEDYDKCNKSNPIKKFDDGNTEFTLDHSGPFYFISGQDQNCQNKGQKLIVVVLAPRGTTPTPPSPKSPSPTPTPTPTPAPSGSPPVPAPTPAPAGNPPAPSVSPPTPTPTPTPATSPAPAGNSPSPSPVSGPPSPTPAGTTPSPSSGSPGPTTSPPVPPPATPPGGAAPGTANPPASSETAPPPGKNNAWAATPSKFLVYSATIVVAAVFFV, encoded by the exons ATGGAGTTTGTGCGACCTCTTCCCCTTTTGTTGATTCTCTTATCTGTTTTGTCAACCACCCAAGCCTTCAAATTTAACGTTGGTGGAAGCGCAGGGTGGGTTCCAAACCCTTCTCAGAGTTACAATCAATGGGCTGGGAGCAACAGGTTCCAAATCAATGACACTCTAG TTTTCAAATACAAGAAGGGTTCAGACTCGGTGCTAGAGGTGAAGAAAGAAGATTACGATAAGTGTAACAAATCAAACCCAATAAAGAAGTTTGACGACGGTAACACGGAATTCACCTTGGATCATTCAGGTCCATTCTACTTCATCAGCGGCCAAGACCAAAACTGTCAGAACAAAGGTCAGAAACTAATCGTTGTTGTCTTGGCGCCACGTGGCACTACACCAACACCGCCTTCACCAAAATCACCCTCACCAACACCAACCCCAACACCAACACCAGCACCATCTGGCTCGCCGCCGGTGCCGGCACCGACACCAGCACCCGCCGGAAATCCTCCGGCGCCTTCCGTTTCACCACCTAcacctactcctactcctactccggCGACTTCACCGGCTCCGGCGGGGAATTCACCGTCACCATCTCCTGTAAGTGGACCTCCGTCCCCGACTCCGGCGGGTACAACGCCGTCTCCTTCATCTGGATCACCGGGTCCGACGACTTCACCTCCCGTTCCGCCTCCGGCGACACCTCCGGGGGGTGCAGCTCCTGGAACGGCTAATCCGCCAGCTTCAAGTGAAACGGCTCCACCGCCGGGAAAAAATAACGCTTGGGCTGCTACTCCTTCGAAATTCTTGGTGTATTCGGCTAccattgttgttgctgctgtgttCTTCGTTTGA
- the LOC112737982 gene encoding uncharacterized protein isoform X2: MCMFCAVFKYKKGSDSVLEVKKEDYDKCNKSNPIKKFDDGNTEFTLDHSGPFYFISGQDQNCQNKGQKLIVVVLAPRGTTPTPPSPKSPSPTPTPTPTPAPSGSPPVPAPTPAPAGNPPAPSVSPPTPTPTPTPATSPAPAGNSPSPSPVSGPPSPTPAGTTPSPSSGSPGPTTSPPVPPPATPPGGAAPGTANPPASSETAPPPGKNNAWAATPSKFLVYSATIVVAAVFFV; this comes from the coding sequence ATGTGCATGTTTTGTGCAGTTTTCAAATACAAGAAGGGTTCAGACTCGGTGCTAGAGGTGAAGAAAGAAGATTACGATAAGTGTAACAAATCAAACCCAATAAAGAAGTTTGACGACGGTAACACGGAATTCACCTTGGATCATTCAGGTCCATTCTACTTCATCAGCGGCCAAGACCAAAACTGTCAGAACAAAGGTCAGAAACTAATCGTTGTTGTCTTGGCGCCACGTGGCACTACACCAACACCGCCTTCACCAAAATCACCCTCACCAACACCAACCCCAACACCAACACCAGCACCATCTGGCTCGCCGCCGGTGCCGGCACCGACACCAGCACCCGCCGGAAATCCTCCGGCGCCTTCCGTTTCACCACCTAcacctactcctactcctactccggCGACTTCACCGGCTCCGGCGGGGAATTCACCGTCACCATCTCCTGTAAGTGGACCTCCGTCCCCGACTCCGGCGGGTACAACGCCGTCTCCTTCATCTGGATCACCGGGTCCGACGACTTCACCTCCCGTTCCGCCTCCGGCGACACCTCCGGGGGGTGCAGCTCCTGGAACGGCTAATCCGCCAGCTTCAAGTGAAACGGCTCCACCGCCGGGAAAAAATAACGCTTGGGCTGCTACTCCTTCGAAATTCTTGGTGTATTCGGCTAccattgttgttgctgctgtgttCTTCGTTTGA